CCCATGCCGACAATCGCGAGCAGGCGATCCGCCGCATGGCCGGTGCGCTGGACGAAATGGCCATCGATGGCATCAAGACCAATATCCCGCTGCATATCGACCTGATGAACGATCAGGCCTTCATCGACGGCGGCGTGGATATCCACTTCCTGCACAAGCGGCTGGGCCTGAACTGATGACGATGGACGACCCCGCGCCACGTCAATGGCAGCGCCTGAGTCTCGACGTGCCGCAAGCGGACGTCGAGTCCACCGAAGATGCTTTGCTGGCGGCCGGCGCCGTCTCCGTCTCGCTGGAAGAACTCGGCGACGAACCGATTCTCGAACCCGGCCCCGGCGAAACGCCGCTCTGGCAGAAGGTCCGGGTGGCGGGACTGTTCGAGGAAGGCGTCAGCCCCGCCGAGATCATGGCCATCCTGCACCAGCATCTGCGTCCGGCGCTGCTGGGCGACTTCGACTATCAGGTGATCGAGGACACGGACTGGGTACGCCAGACCCAGGCGGATTTCGCCGCCGCCTGCTACGGCGACGGACTCTGGGTGGTCCCCCATTGGGAAACGCCGCCGGCTGACGCCAAGGCGGTCGTGCGCATCGATCCGGGCCTGGCCTTCGGCACTGGCCAGCACGGGACCACGGCCCTCTGCCTGGGCTGGCTGGATCGGCAGGCACTACAGGGATTGAATATTCTGGACGTAGGCTGCGGTTCGGGCATCCTGGCGCTCGGCGCGCTCGTCAAGGGTGCCGAGATGGCCTGGGGCACGGACATCGACCCCCAGGCGCTCAAGGCCAGTGCCGACAATGCGCAGCTCAACGGGATCGGGACGGACCGGTTCAGCCTCGGCCAGCCGGAGGAATTGCCTGTCGAGGCACGCTTCGACATCCTGATCGCCAACATCCTGGCCCAGCCGCTGATCGACCTGGCGGGTGAACTCGCTCCCCATCTCAAGCCGGGTGGGCGGTTTGCGCTCTCCGGCA
The Halothiobacillus diazotrophicus DNA segment above includes these coding regions:
- the prmA gene encoding 50S ribosomal protein L11 methyltransferase, which produces MDDPAPRQWQRLSLDVPQADVESTEDALLAAGAVSVSLEELGDEPILEPGPGETPLWQKVRVAGLFEEGVSPAEIMAILHQHLRPALLGDFDYQVIEDTDWVRQTQADFAAACYGDGLWVVPHWETPPADAKAVVRIDPGLAFGTGQHGTTALCLGWLDRQALQGLNILDVGCGSGILALGALVKGAEMAWGTDIDPQALKASADNAQLNGIGTDRFSLGQPEELPVEARFDILIANILAQPLIDLAGELAPHLKPGGRFALSGILNHQAEAVAAQWMAQGLVIDAIDSLGDWSLVQGHRPH